In Mixophyes fleayi isolate aMixFle1 chromosome 4, aMixFle1.hap1, whole genome shotgun sequence, the following proteins share a genomic window:
- the LOC142150499 gene encoding olfactory receptor 11L1-like yields the protein MCEDNQTEVTVFLLLGFQGLYKFKILLFIVFLFSYIVVLNGNLVLIVLVSTSDHLKIPMFIFLKHLAVADVLITTTIIPMMLDIILRDVKEVPVSSCIMQLYLFLIFGSVQCFLIVIMSFDRYLAICNPMRYNSIMVPHVCLKMIVGCWLLVFILSSEIIMVCQLQFCGLNYIDHYYCDFGPIVELSSSDTSMLLLVDFFISILVAFIPFFLIIITYIIIFFTILNISSNSGRKKAFSTCSSHLATVCAYYGTLITVYLAPSDESSFSTNKFRSLLYIVVTPMMNPIIYSLRNHEIRRTLQKMIVNIQIQMKTK from the coding sequence ATGTGTGAGGACAATCAGACTGAAGTCACAGTGTTTTTACTTCTTGGATTTCAAGGTCTATATAAATTCAAAATTCTACTCTTCATCGTCTTCCTCTTCTCCTACATTGTGGTACTAAATGGAAACCTTGTCCTTATTGTTTTAGTGTCGACAAGTGATCATCTCAAAATTCCAATGTTCATCTTCCTTAAACATCTAGCAGTAGCCGATGTCCTAATAACCACCACCATAATACCAATGATGTTAGATATTATATTAAGGGATGTAAAAGAAGTACCTGTCTCTAGCTGTATCATGCAGCTGTACCTGTTTTTAATTTTTGGATCAGTGCAATGTTTTCTTATTGTTATAATGTCTTTTGATCGCTATTTGGCCATTTGCAATCCGATGCGTTACAATTCAATAATGGTGCCTCACGTCTGCCTCAAAATGATTGTTGGATGTTGGTTATTGGTCTTCATTTtatcaagtgaaataattatggtTTGCCAGTTGCAATTTTGTGGTCTCAATTACATTGACCATTACTACTGTGACTTTGGCCCAATAGTAGAATTGTCTTCTTCAGACACTTCAATGTTGTTATTGGTTGATTTTTTCATATCTATTTTAGTAGCCTTCATTCCTTTTTTCTTAATTATCATAACCTACATCATCATTTTCTTCACAATACTTAACATTTCATCCAACAGTGGAagaaaaaaagccttctccacaTGCAGCTCCCACCTTGCCACTGTATGTGCATATTATGGAACCCTGATCACAGTTTACCTGGCGCCATCTGATGAGAGCTCATTTAGCACAAACAAGTTTAGGTCTCTATTATACATTGTGGTGACTCCTATGATGAATCCCATTATCTACAGCCTCAGGAACCATGAGATCAGACGGACTCTTCAAAAAATGATTGTAAATATTcaaatacaaatgaaaacaaaataa
- the LOC142150500 gene encoding olfactory receptor 5P81-like produces MCEDNQTEVTVFLLLGFQGLYKYKILLFIVFLLSYIVVLNGNLVLVVLVSTSDHLKTPMFIFLKHLAISDVLITTTIIPMMLDIILRDERVVSITSCVIQQFLCLLFGALQCFLIVIMSYDRFLAICNPMRYNSIMVPQVCLKMIVGSWLLAFILSSEIIMVCQLRFCGLNYIDHFFCDLGSIVGVSSSDTSILLLVDFVISILIFFIPFFLIIITYIIIFFTILNISSKNGRKKAFSTCSSHLTTVCAYYGTLMTVFLAPSDKSSLNTNKFRSLLYIVVTPMMNPIIYSLRNHEIRRTLQKSIVKIKLQLKTK; encoded by the coding sequence ATGTGTGAGGACAATCAGACTGAAGTCACAGTGTTTTTACTTCTTGGATTTCAAGGtctatataaatacaaaattctGCTCTTCATCGTCTTCCTCTTGTCCTACATTGTGGTACTAAATGGAAACCTTGTCCTCGTTGTCTTGGTGTCCACAAGTGATCATCTCAAAACTCCAATGTTCATCTTCCTTAAACATCTAGCAATATCCGATGTCCTAATAACCACCACTATTATACCAATGATGTTAGATATCATATTAAGGGATGAAAGAGTAGTATCCATCACTAGCTGTGTCATCCAGCAGTTCCTGTGTTTACTTTTTGGAGCTTTGCAATGTTTTCTTATTGTTATAATGTCTTATGATCGATTTTTGGCCATTTGCAACCCAATGCGTTACAATTCAATAATGGTGCCCCAAGTCTGCCTCAAGATGATTGTTGGGTCTTGGTTATTGGCCTTCATTTtatcaagtgaaataattatggtTTGCCAGTTGCGGTTTTGTGGTCTCAATTACATTGACCATTTCTTCTGTGACCTCGGCTCAATAGTAGGAGTATCTTCTTCGGACACTTCCATCCTCTTATTGGTTGATTTTGtcatttctattttaatattcTTCATTCCTTTTTTCTTAATCATCATAACCTACATAATCATTTTCTTCACCATACTGAACATTTCATCcaaaaatggaagaaaaaaagccttctccacaTGCAGCTCCCACCTTACCACTGTATGTGCATATTATGGAACCCTAATGACAGTTTTCTTGGCACCATCAGACAAAAGCTCATTAAACACGAACAAATTTAGGTCTctattatatattgtggtgacgccCATGATGAATCCCATTATCTACAGCCTCAGGAACCATGAGATCAGACGAACTCTTCAAAAAAGTATTGTAAAAATTAAATTGCAattgaaaactaaataa